One stretch of Heptranchias perlo isolate sHepPer1 chromosome 29, sHepPer1.hap1, whole genome shotgun sequence DNA includes these proteins:
- the LOC137299647 gene encoding SURP and G-patch domain-containing protein 2-like, with the protein MEERFCAEMLNYAPRRYPRESYEENTQYDDVPYDDYESPSHRSERWRNMSSQAEMPSEDNRRYYDDASYSTSGRENFLDHDERDDHHSQYNELRNPVESSGDPGLFGRPTSSNDTDARRGSGIYRRSVSPAESRDRPGLYRRPPSPNNWQSQRPVDDSRDYQFYRRSQSPDGRDGQNLYNRSQNPVDKTGHSESHRRSWSPGDETRDQGSNPRPRSPVKAHDAELYKLLSNVIDNARRLAASKNDPSHTSWRDQSRDSSQMDSSLYQTDTPTDGFHAAEDYNPHLNQHSYIHQNTEVSRRGHSFHAPPKNARGPLLKRPKVPGRRGLLGRAPGLLGRAPGLLGAAPGLLGAAPGLLGNAPGLLGTAPGLLGTAPGLLGTAPAGLVGSSVSSMAMAAHKNISPDSPAHLQSLGNISVAPGSQMELGQQIIKWAGFHSVAADHSMKNKFDPNTDTCSKVATAFQCLMAKQHQDICQSTSVTHPGLTCPVIDNSFVSLLRRKNVITSRKELDDIVRQEEPLLQEIQSKLLDCIGPILVASSTHELSSKPQSSQTPNQLASMLERVIMACRQSMVLIGQTFAFVSQERRKNLLRKTGLVSMAPKYDYFVNLENNQLFGNKYTNELRKRVEKVYLPPVHSQVSCSSKFMIKEEEQSKNDSAIKSSTISSLADAKAGKQTERGASASDSSGRWKTEKGSAPAVCSGKSMAEKDAPSQDGKKGFGPAVGESIRPPEDTQVKTIIDKLAMFVAEKGEAAEKAVIQYKKEDSNYRFLLDAESNEYKYYKQKVAQFYRENSCQSSKPGPERDSSGAAENRQSGYKISVEDKADTSGGLQPEFLVKVETSTTYPTAEKDESLSDTKTRTTAEKLAKFVAECGPELEEIAIENNRDNPTFWFLYDENSSYYKYYKEKVREYSGVPEKSDPSADPAPEAASSGRSVLLPKKRKGLTLKVGMLPPKKIRPKATPSPVRELKRIGYDKPTYKQKKKTKNEDINYTKNRLAVDNLGYQMLQKMGWKDGEGLGSGKQGIRDPINRGVTSSDRSGLGVGSAVETDEGDNEFASFRKRMMVAFRSKLLSKS; encoded by the exons AAATGCTCAACTATGCACCCAGGCGATATCCCAGGGAATCTTATGAAGAAAATACACAATACGATGATGTGCCCTATGATGACTATGAATCTCCATCTCACAGGTCGGAGAGATGGAGGAATATGTCCAGTCAGGCAGAAATGCCATCTGAAGATAATAGAAGGTATTATGATGATGCTTCCTATTCTACTTCAGGAAGAGAGAATTTCTTGGATCACGATGAGAGAGATGATCACCATTCACAGTATAATGAATTAAGGAACCCCGTTGAATCCAGTGGGGATCCAGGATTGTTTGGAAGACCAACAAGTTCCAATGACACTGATGCCAGGAGAGGATCTGGGATCTATAGAAGATCAGTGAGTCCTGCTGAGTCTAGAGATCGACCAGGATTGTACAGAAGACCACCGAGTCCAAATAATTGGCAGTCTCAGAGACCAGTTGATGACTCAAGGGATTACCAATTCTATAGGAGATCCCAAAGTCCTGATGGCAGAGATGGTCAAAATTTATACAATAGATCCCAAAACCCTGTTGATAAAACAGGACACTCAGAATCACACAGGCGATCCTGGAGCCCTGGTGatgagaccagggatcagggatcaAACCCTAGACCCAGGAGTCCTGTTAAGGCACATGATGCAGAGTTATACAAGTTATTAAGTAACGTTATTGATAATGCTCGGCGTTTGGCAGCTAGTAAGAATGACCCCTCTCACACATCCTGGAGAGACCAATCCAGGGACTCCTCTCAAATGGATTCCTCCCTTTACCAGACCGATACACCTACGGATGGGTTCCATGCAGCTGAGGATTATAACCCTCACTTGAACCAGCACAGTTATATTCATCAAAACACAGAAGTTTCCAGAAGAGGCCATTCCTTTCACGCTCCCCCTAAAAATGCAAGAGGGCCTTTGCTTAAGCGTCCAAAGGTTCCAGGCCGACGTGGCCTTCTAGGGCGAGCTCCTGGCCTTTTGGGGAGAGCGCCTGGTCTTCTGGGGGCAGCTCCTGGTCTTCTGGGGGCAGCCCCTGGTCTTCTGGGGAATGCCCCTGGTCTTCTGGGGACAGCCCCTGGCCTTCTGGGGACAGCCCCTGGCCTTCTAGGGACAGCTCCTGCTGGTTTAGTGGGGTCTTCTGTTTCCAGCATGGCAATGGCTGCCCACAAAAATATTTCCCCAGACTCTCCTGCTCATTTGCAGTCATTGGGGAATATATCTGTTGCTCCAGGTAGTCAAATGGAACTGGGGCAACAAATAATAAAATGGGCTGGTTTTCACAGTGTCGCTGCTGACCATTCCATGAAAAACAAGTTTGATCCCAACACAGATACCTGTTCTAAGGTAGCCACTGCCTTCCAGTGCTTGATGGCAAAGCAGCATCAGGATATCTGTCAGTCGACATCAGTGACACATCCAGGCCTCACGTGCCCTGTGATCGATAACTCTTTTGTGTCTCTGTTAAGAAGGAAGAATGTCATTACAAGTAGGAAAGAGTTGGATGATATTGTACGTCAAGAAGAACCTCTTTTGCAAGAGATCCAGAGCAAGCTGCTGGATTGTATAGGCCCAATTCTTGTAGCAAGCAGCACCCATGAGTTGAGCTCCAAGCCGCAAAGTTCACAGACCCCTAACCAACTTGCCAGTATGCTCGAGAGGGTGATCATGGCTTGCCGCCAATCAATGGTGCTCATTGGGCAAACCTTTGCTTTTGTCAGCCAAGAAAGAAGGAAAAATCTGTTGCGCAAGACCGGGCTGGTCTCAATGGCTCCAAAGTATGATTATTTCGTGAATCTGGAAAACAATCAGCTGTTTGGGAACAAATACACAAATGAGCTGaggaagagagtggagaaagtcTACCTCCCCCCAGTACATAGCCAGGTTTCTTGTTCCAGTAAGTTCATGATTAAAGAGGAGGAACAATCAAAGAACGACTCAGCAATCAAGTCCTCAACAA TTTCCTCTTTGGCAGATGCCAAAGCCGGCAAGCAGACCGAGAGAGGTGCTTCGGCATCAGACAGCAGTGGTAGATGGAAGACCGAGAAAGGCTCAGCACCCGCTGTCTGCAGTGGCAAGAGCATGGCAGAGAAAGATGCACCATCACAAGATGGCAAAAAAGGGTTTGGCCCAGCAGTTGGTGAGAGCATCCGCCCCCCAGAAGACACGCAGGTCAAGACTATTATTGATAAGCTAGCTATGTTTGTAGCAGAGAAGGGTGAGGCAGCAGAGAAAGCGGTCATCCAGTACAAGAAAGAAGACTCCAATTATAG gtTTTTACTTGATGCAGAAAGCAACGAGTACAAGTATTATAAGCAGAAAGTGGCACAGTTCTATAGAGAGAACAGCTGCCAGTCAAGCAAACCTGGTCCAGAAAGAGATTCTTCAGGAGCTGCTGAGAACAGACAGTCAGGATACAAAATATCCGTGGAGGATAAGGCTGATACATCAGGGGGTCTCCAACCAGAGTTCCTGGTGAAAGTTGAGACCTCGACAACTTATCCAACAGCAGAAAAAG ATGAATCTCTCAGTGACACCAAGACGAGAACCACTGCAGAGAAACTGGCCAAGTTTGTGGCTGAATGTGGTCCAGAGCTGGAAGAGATTGCCATTGAAAACAATCGGGACAATCCAACCTTCTG GTTTCTCTACGACGAGAACAGTTCCTACTACAAATACTACAAGGAGAAGGTGAGGGAGTACAGTGGCGTGCCGGAGAAATCCGACCCTTCGGCCGATCCTGCACCGGAGGCGGCATCCTCGGGCCGTTCCGTTCTGCTGCCCAAAAAGCGGAAGGGGCTGACGTTGAAAGTGGGCATGCTGCCACCCAAGAAAATCCGCCCAAAGGCAACGCCATCACCGG TCCGAGAGCTGAAGAGAATCGGCTATGACAAGCCAACGTACaaacagaagaaaaaaaca AAAAATGAGGATATAAATTACACTAAAAACAGGCTGGCAGTGGACAACCTTGGGTACCAGATGCTGCAGAAGATGGGCTGGAAGGATGGAGAGGGGCTGGGCTCAGGAAAACAGGGCATC